Proteins encoded by one window of Bacillus rossius redtenbacheri isolate Brsri chromosome 3, Brsri_v3, whole genome shotgun sequence:
- the LOC134531157 gene encoding EKC/KEOPS complex subunit Tp53rkb isoform X1, with protein MVDPSFQLIGQGAEARLYKGIYLGKLTLVKERFRKTYRHEDLDEQLNKERIKAEARTILKCKIAGIRTPAVYLVDMNRKCIFMEYMDDSVTVKDYIASLTNGEEREARLSDVAKQVGSAVGRMHAHNLIHGDLTTSNMLLATGDAEDRLVLIDFGLSVGQATAEDKAVDLYVLERALLSTHADMDSFFPCVLASYRKCNKDSAEVLRKLDEVRSRGRKRTMIG; from the exons ATGGTTGATCCCAGTTTCCAGTTGATTGGTCAAGGTGCCGAGGCTAGACTGTACAAAGGAATTTATTTGGGTAAACTTACTTTGGTGAAAGAAAGATTTAGGAAAACTTACCGACATGAGGATTTGGATGAACAACTTAATAAAGAAAGAATTAAAGCTGAAGCAAGGACTATTTTGAAGTGCAAAATTGCAG GGATCAGAACACCTGCAGTGTACTTGGTGGACATGAACAGGAAGTGCATATTCATGGAATACATGGACGACAGCGTGACAGTGAAGGACTACATAGCGTCGCTGACCAACGGAGAGGAGCGAGAGGCCAGGTTGAGCGACGTGGCCAAGCAGGTCGGCTCGGCCGTGGGGAGGATGCACGCCCACAACCTGATCCACGGGGACCTCACCACGTCCAACATGCTCTTGGCGACGGGCGATGCAGAGGACAGGCTGGTGCTGATAGACTTCGGGCTGAGCGTGGGGCAGGCCACGGCGGAGGACAAGGCGGTAGACCTGTACGTCCTGGAACGAGCGCTCCTCAGCACTCATGCGGACATGGACTCCTTCTTCCCCTGCGTCCTCGCCAGCTACAGGAAGTGCAACAAGGACTCTGCCGAGGTGCTCAGGAAGCTGGACGAAGTCAGGTCCAGGGGCAGGAAAAGAACCATGATCGGTTAG
- the LOC134531157 gene encoding EKC/KEOPS complex subunit TP53RK isoform X2, producing MNRKCIFMEYMDDSVTVKDYIASLTNGEEREARLSDVAKQVGSAVGRMHAHNLIHGDLTTSNMLLATGDAEDRLVLIDFGLSVGQATAEDKAVDLYVLERALLSTHADMDSFFPCVLASYRKCNKDSAEVLRKLDEVRSRGRKRTMIG from the coding sequence ATGAACAGGAAGTGCATATTCATGGAATACATGGACGACAGCGTGACAGTGAAGGACTACATAGCGTCGCTGACCAACGGAGAGGAGCGAGAGGCCAGGTTGAGCGACGTGGCCAAGCAGGTCGGCTCGGCCGTGGGGAGGATGCACGCCCACAACCTGATCCACGGGGACCTCACCACGTCCAACATGCTCTTGGCGACGGGCGATGCAGAGGACAGGCTGGTGCTGATAGACTTCGGGCTGAGCGTGGGGCAGGCCACGGCGGAGGACAAGGCGGTAGACCTGTACGTCCTGGAACGAGCGCTCCTCAGCACTCATGCGGACATGGACTCCTTCTTCCCCTGCGTCCTCGCCAGCTACAGGAAGTGCAACAAGGACTCTGCCGAGGTGCTCAGGAAGCTGGACGAAGTCAGGTCCAGGGGCAGGAAAAGAACCATGATCGGTTAG